In Thamnophis elegans isolate rThaEle1 chromosome 13, rThaEle1.pri, whole genome shotgun sequence, one DNA window encodes the following:
- the DMTN gene encoding dematin isoform X1 yields MEKLQKPLKSPRSIVLSARGSGPPGSTSSITAKMDDEVLGYKDLAAIPRDKAILDIERPDLMIYEPHFTYSLLDHVERPGSREPSLSPTSLSPPPSPEVSHEWAEAKSPGSVGKASGRRAGSRNHSGLLQHFHHPDTNTAEMNIYKKPPIYKQREAALAPTPETKRLIEGLIIESSKFPAAQPPDPSQPAKIETDYWPCPPSLAVVETEWRRQKASKRGEEVDEDTEEQNLLELQEQELSKVASNLGRLILKEEMEKSLPIRRKTRSLPDRTPFHTSSHGGSSKSAAPHASGRHTLARLQSTEFGTGSSEKVGPGLQNGQKSRMDRGSSLPSMLEQKIYPYEMLLVTNRGRVKLPPGVDRTRLERHLSPEDFQRVFEMLPEEFSRLALWKRNELKRKACLF; encoded by the exons ATGGAAAAGTTGCAGAAG CCGTTGAAGTCCCCGAGGAGCATCGTCCTCTCGGCTCGGGGATCAGGGCCCCCCGGATCTACCTCCAGCATCACG GCCAAGATGGACGATGAGGTCCTGGGCTATAAGGACTTGGCGGCCATCCCCAGGGACAAGGCCATCCTGGACATTGAGCGCCCTGACCTGATGATCTACGAGCCCCACTTCACCTACTCCCTCCTTGACCACGTGGAACGGCCAGGCAGCCGAGAG CCTTCACTCTCGCCcacgtctctctctcctcccccatcGCCAGAA GTCAGCCACGAGTGGGCAGAGGCCAAATCCCCAGGGAGCGTTGGCAAGGCCTCTGGGCGCCGGGCCGGCAGCAGAAACCACTCTGGACTCCTCCAGCACTTCCATCATCCTG aCACCAACACGGCAGAGATGAACATCTACAAGAAGCCGCCCATCTACAAGCAGAGGG AGGCTGCGCTGGCTCCGACTCCCGAGACCAAAAGGCTGATTGAGGGCCTGATCATTGAATCCTCCAAATTCCCCGCTGCTCAGCCGCCCGATCCCAGCCAGCCTGCCAAGATTGAGACGGACTACTGGCCCTGCCCGCCCTCCCTGGCGGTTGTCG AGACTGAGTGGCGGAGGCAAAAGGCGtccaagagaggggaggaggtggATGAGGACACAGAAGAGCAAAATCTCCTGGAGCTGCAGGAACAAGAGCTGAGCAAG GTGGCCTCCAATCTGGGCAGACTCATCctgaaggaggagatggagaaatcTCTGCCAATCCGCAGGAAGACCCGCTCTCTTCCAGACCGAACTCCCTTCCACACCT CTTCGCACGGAGGAAGCTCAAAATCAGCAGCCCCTCATGCCTCTGGGAGACACACGCTTGCCAGG CTGCAGTCGACCGAGTTTGGAACCGGCAGCAGTGAAAAAGTTGGTCCAG GTCTGCAG AATGGCCAGAAAAGCCGCATGGACAGAGGCAGCTCCCTCCCCAGCATGCTGGAGCAAaag ATTTATCCATATGAGATGCTGCTGGTGACCAACCGAGGGCGGGTCAAACTGCCCCCAGGAGTGGACCGGACGCGGCTTGAG cggcaCCTGTCGCCCGAGGACTTCCAAAGGGTCTTTGAAATGCTCCCGGAGGAGTTCTCCCGCCTGGCCCTGTGGAAGCGGAACGAGCTGAAGAGGAAGGCCTGTCTCTTCTGA
- the DMTN gene encoding dematin isoform X2 has product MEKLQKPLKSPRSIVLSARGSGPPGSTSSITAKMDDEVLGYKDLAAIPRDKAILDIERPDLMIYEPHFTYSLLDHVERPGSREVSHEWAEAKSPGSVGKASGRRAGSRNHSGLLQHFHHPDTNTAEMNIYKKPPIYKQREAALAPTPETKRLIEGLIIESSKFPAAQPPDPSQPAKIETDYWPCPPSLAVVETEWRRQKASKRGEEVDEDTEEQNLLELQEQELSKVASNLGRLILKEEMEKSLPIRRKTRSLPDRTPFHTSSHGGSSKSAAPHASGRHTLARLQSTEFGTGSSEKVGPGLQNGQKSRMDRGSSLPSMLEQKIYPYEMLLVTNRGRVKLPPGVDRTRLERHLSPEDFQRVFEMLPEEFSRLALWKRNELKRKACLF; this is encoded by the exons ATGGAAAAGTTGCAGAAG CCGTTGAAGTCCCCGAGGAGCATCGTCCTCTCGGCTCGGGGATCAGGGCCCCCCGGATCTACCTCCAGCATCACG GCCAAGATGGACGATGAGGTCCTGGGCTATAAGGACTTGGCGGCCATCCCCAGGGACAAGGCCATCCTGGACATTGAGCGCCCTGACCTGATGATCTACGAGCCCCACTTCACCTACTCCCTCCTTGACCACGTGGAACGGCCAGGCAGCCGAGAG GTCAGCCACGAGTGGGCAGAGGCCAAATCCCCAGGGAGCGTTGGCAAGGCCTCTGGGCGCCGGGCCGGCAGCAGAAACCACTCTGGACTCCTCCAGCACTTCCATCATCCTG aCACCAACACGGCAGAGATGAACATCTACAAGAAGCCGCCCATCTACAAGCAGAGGG AGGCTGCGCTGGCTCCGACTCCCGAGACCAAAAGGCTGATTGAGGGCCTGATCATTGAATCCTCCAAATTCCCCGCTGCTCAGCCGCCCGATCCCAGCCAGCCTGCCAAGATTGAGACGGACTACTGGCCCTGCCCGCCCTCCCTGGCGGTTGTCG AGACTGAGTGGCGGAGGCAAAAGGCGtccaagagaggggaggaggtggATGAGGACACAGAAGAGCAAAATCTCCTGGAGCTGCAGGAACAAGAGCTGAGCAAG GTGGCCTCCAATCTGGGCAGACTCATCctgaaggaggagatggagaaatcTCTGCCAATCCGCAGGAAGACCCGCTCTCTTCCAGACCGAACTCCCTTCCACACCT CTTCGCACGGAGGAAGCTCAAAATCAGCAGCCCCTCATGCCTCTGGGAGACACACGCTTGCCAGG CTGCAGTCGACCGAGTTTGGAACCGGCAGCAGTGAAAAAGTTGGTCCAG GTCTGCAG AATGGCCAGAAAAGCCGCATGGACAGAGGCAGCTCCCTCCCCAGCATGCTGGAGCAAaag ATTTATCCATATGAGATGCTGCTGGTGACCAACCGAGGGCGGGTCAAACTGCCCCCAGGAGTGGACCGGACGCGGCTTGAG cggcaCCTGTCGCCCGAGGACTTCCAAAGGGTCTTTGAAATGCTCCCGGAGGAGTTCTCCCGCCTGGCCCTGTGGAAGCGGAACGAGCTGAAGAGGAAGGCCTGTCTCTTCTGA